A window of Armatimonadota bacterium genomic DNA:
GGGTGAAGGAGTTCGGCCCGGTCCGAAGAAGTAGGAGTCCATGATCTCCCGGCGCTATATCCCCACATGGAGGCGCCCCAAGCCGAAACCCAAGCGCTGGCTACCGACGCAGGCTTTTGGCGTTCTTAGCGTGGTTGCGGGGGTTTTGCTCTGGTACCCCCTTTTTGCCCCGTTCTGGAGTCAGGCGGACTCTTCTGCTGACGTCGGACACGCCACCGTGGCGACGCCCTTCGTAACGCATGCGGCGAGAGTCCCTCGGCCCCAAACGGGCCGCCCCGACTGGACCGGCGTGAACATGCCCATCAGCGTTCAGCTTTCGAAGGGACACAAGGATGCTTGGACCCTATTTGCGGTTCTGGGGTTGATCGGCATGATCCTGATGGTGCGCTTGGCGGCATCGGGCAACCCGGGGATCGCCTTTGTCCTGGCCATGGACCTCGGCCTCCTTGGCGGCATCGCCTCGACCGACCCCTATTCGGTCAACCACCTGTTCATGTTCATCTGTGCGGCGCTTATCTCCAGCACCTGGCTCGCGCTGGCGGCCCGCGAGATGGAAGACCCTTGGATTACAGCCCTAGTCATCTGCGCCATCGTCGGCATGGGGCTCTGCTTCAAGTCGATGGGGTTCGGTGAGCGCGTGCTCATTGCGAGCATGGTGCTCGGGATGAACCTGATGTACTACCGGCACGTGGCTGTGGAATAGGAAGGGTGCGCAAATGGACCACCTCGCCCCCCTGGGGAGAGGTCGGTGAGCGCAGCGAACCGGGTGAGGGGGCTCAGTCTTCGGATCACATGCAACATAGACCGCCGAAACCATAGCCCTATGAGCCCCAAAGGTATACTCCCAGCTTCCATGGCAGCTACGTTCCACCTCTCCGTCGTCGCCCCCGACCGCAGCGTCGTGGAGCAAGAGGTCGTGTCCGTGATCGCTCCGGGCGCGGCTGGGTACTTCGGAGTGCTCAAGAACCATGTGCCGCTGGTGGTGGCCCTCAAGCCGGGTCTTCTGGAGTACGTTTCGGCCACGCATGACCGCCATTACGTAGCGCTCAAGGGCGGCTTCTTCGAGCTTGCGAACGACAGAGCCACGATCCTTGCCGATGCAGCTGAGCCGGCGACCGAAATCGACATCGCCCGGGCTGAGAAGGACCTGGAAGAGGCGCGCAGGGCGCTCAGAGGCGAAGATTCCCCGATGGACACCGACGACGCGGTGGTCGAGGTGGAGTGGGCGGTCATCCGCCAGAAAGCCGCGCGGTTGGCCTGACGCAGCCAGAGAGTCAGCCCTTTTCCCTCGACTCATTGAGGGGTAAAGTCCCCGCATGTCCGCCGTCGCGCCCAGCCGCACCCTCCTCGAAGAAGTCACCGCCATCCGTCATGAGATTCACAGGCATCCGGAGCTCGCCTATGAGGAGTTCCACACCAGCGAAGTGGTTCAGCGTGAGCTGAAAGCGGCGGGGGTCGAGTTCGTTGCTGGTTTGGCGGGTGGGACGGGGGTTTTGGGTTGGTTGCCGGCGACGGTGGAGGGTGGCCAGGTTGCCAGGTCATCAGGTTCTCAGGTTACGGACTCCGAACACCTGAACACCCGATCACCTGAACACCCATTCCCCAGGACCATCGCGTTACGCGCGGACATGGACGCGCTTCCCATCCACGAGACGACCGGAAAGGACTACGCCAGCACTATTCCCGGCAAGATGCACGCCTGCGGGCACGATGGGCACACCTCGATTCTCCTTGGGGTTGCGAAAACCCTTGCGGCGATGGACGAGAGACCCAACAACGTGCTTCTGCTCTTTCAGCCTGCCGAAGAGGGAGGCGCGGGCGGCAAGCGCATGGTCGAGGACGGAGCGCTTTCCGGAAAAGTGATCGGGACGAAGGCCGACCGGATCTTTGGGCTTCACGGATGGACAACGCTTCCGCTTGGCAAGGTGGCGACCCGCGTCGGTCCCATGATGGCGGCGACCGATAATTTCGACATCACCATTCGAGGTCAAGGAGGCCATGCGGCCGCGCCCCACACCGGTATCGACCCCATCGTCTGCGCGGCGCACGTGGTGGTCGCCCTCCAAGGCATTGCCTCGCGGAACATCGACCCCTTTGACTCCATTGTGATCACGGTTGGCCAGATCGATGGCGGTACCGCGACGAACATCATCCCCCACACCGCTTCCATCAAGGGAACGGTGCGCACGCTGTTGCCGGAAACCCGCAAGCTGGCTGAGCGCCGACTCAAACAAGTTGCAACAGGGGTCGCCGAAGCCCACAACGCCAAGGCAGAGATTGTCTGGATGCCTGGCTATCCCTGCACCAGCAACTCGGCCGAAGCGGTCGCGGACTTCATGGAGGCTGCGACGCGCGCGTTGGGAGCCGAAGCGGTGAGCGACCAGGGGCTTCCCACGATGGGTGGCGAGGACTTCAGCTACTACGGTTCCGAGTGCCCTGCCTGCTTCTTCCAGCTTGGCGTGATCCCCCCTGGGCAAGAATCCGTGCCAGGAGTTCATACCCCCGAGTTCGATTTCAACGACGACGCCATCGAGATCGGAATCAAGGTGTTCGTCGAACTGGCGACGGCGTATTAAGAAAGACAACGCCGCTCCGGCTCAAAGCCGGAGCGGCGTTGTCTTTCCGAAAAGGAATCAGCGTCGCTTGCGAAGGAGCATCAGGGCGCCAATGCCCAGGGCGGCCAGGGTCGCCGGCTCGGGAACGGTGCCGTCGTAGTTCACGTCGTCCACGCCAATGTAGTTCGAGTTGGCCCCGAAGAAGCCGCCATTGTGAACGTAGTAGCGAAGGGCGAACCTCCCGTCGGTCGGGGCATTGAGCCCGGATACCGTCGCGGAGTACTGGGTCCAAGTCTCCGGATAGCCGGAGGCCGCTTCGCTAGAGTTGACGTCGACCAGCAAGGTGGAGAAGTCCCCCACACCCTCGGCGCCCGAACCCACGTTTGAGCTGGCGCCATTGGTGCTCAACCTCAACTGGAGGCGATCCGGGAAGCCGGAGGCGTCGACCGTCCGGGTCCAGAACGAGAACGTGTCGCCGTTGCGAAGCGTGCGCATGGGCGTGATCAGCCAGCCGCTGAGGGTTTCTTGGCCGGTGGTTCCGCCCGTAAACTGCCAGTTGGCGCCGATGTAGGAGTCGCCTGCGCCGCTGAGGGCCGGAAAGACTGTGTCATTGCCCTGGAACCAATTGTTCTGGGCACTGTCGCTGTGGTTGATCATGTCCCAACCCATGCCGGCCAGCAGGGACACGTCGTCGAAGCCTTCGGAAAAGTCTTGCGCGATTGCGCCCGCAGAGAGCGCCGCAAGGGCGGCCCAAGCCAAAGAACGTTTCATATTTCCTCCAAATCAAAAAGAACCCACCCAGCCAAACCGGCCGGAAGTGCCTTCTTATAGTAGTTGAAAGTGACCCCCGTTGCAATACCAGCCGGCAATACCGCTGGGAAAGCCCGTATTTATGCTAGGCCGGATCGCAGCTGCGGTAAGCCTGGATCAGCGCCAACTCGCCTTCCTTGCCAGGCTTCTGGTTGCCATGCTCCATCCCCAAGACGCCCTGAAACCCCTTTGCCTTGATGTGGGCGAAGATGTTCTTGTAGTTCATTTCACCGGTGGTCGGCTCGTTGCGCCCCGGGTTGTCGCCAATCTGGAAGTAGCCGATCTCCGACCATGCCGCATCGATATTCGGGATGATGTTCCCCTCTTGGATTTGAGCGTGATACATGTCGAACAGGATCTTGCAGGCCGGGCTGTTTACGGCGCGGCAAATCTCATAGGCCTGCGGAACGTCGGTGAGGAACAGGTTCGGGTGGTCGCGGAAGTTGAGCACCTCGATCACCATAGTCAGACCGTGCGGCTCGAATATCTCGCAAG
This region includes:
- a CDS encoding amidohydrolase encodes the protein MSAVAPSRTLLEEVTAIRHEIHRHPELAYEEFHTSEVVQRELKAAGVEFVAGLAGGTGVLGWLPATVEGGQVARSSGSQVTDSEHLNTRSPEHPFPRTIALRADMDALPIHETTGKDYASTIPGKMHACGHDGHTSILLGVAKTLAAMDERPNNVLLLFQPAEEGGAGGKRMVEDGALSGKVIGTKADRIFGLHGWTTLPLGKVATRVGPMMAATDNFDITIRGQGGHAAAPHTGIDPIVCAAHVVVALQGIASRNIDPFDSIVITVGQIDGGTATNIIPHTASIKGTVRTLLPETRKLAERRLKQVATGVAEAHNAKAEIVWMPGYPCTSNSAEAVADFMEAATRALGAEAVSDQGLPTMGGEDFSYYGSECPACFFQLGVIPPGQESVPGVHTPEFDFNDDAIEIGIKVFVELATAY
- the atpC gene encoding ATP synthase F1 subunit epsilon, whose protein sequence is MAATFHLSVVAPDRSVVEQEVVSVIAPGAAGYFGVLKNHVPLVVALKPGLLEYVSATHDRHYVALKGGFFELANDRATILADAAEPATEIDIARAEKDLEEARRALRGEDSPMDTDDAVVEVEWAVIRQKAARLA
- a CDS encoding PEP-CTERM sorting domain-containing protein, translating into MAWAALAALSAGAIAQDFSEGFDDVSLLAGMGWDMINHSDSAQNNWFQGNDTVFPALSGAGDSYIGANWQFTGGTTGQETLSGWLITPMRTLRNGDTFSFWTRTVDASGFPDRLQLRLSTNGASSNVGSGAEGVGDFSTLLVDVNSSEAASGYPETWTQYSATVSGLNAPTDGRFALRYYVHNGGFFGANSNYIGVDDVNYDGTVPEPATLAALGIGALMLLRKRR